A single window of Gossypium arboreum isolate Shixiya-1 chromosome 13, ASM2569848v2, whole genome shotgun sequence DNA harbors:
- the LOC108463096 gene encoding F-box protein At5g07610-like, with protein sequence MGMKTPMINSAAEKIAYNQDLLTQILLRLPTKSLIKFKSVSKLWRFIISDPDFCLSHTRHHHRNGFLSPTALLLKGDRFCPPSEFSIVPLKHYSKVPFFHYIPDSHVKILQSCNGLLLCESYRQSYLICNPTTKKFRRIYCPSNSAYNFISKCFVSFAFDPLTSPDYKIICIWESYREPCKFNLDLYSSKTGSWDLCIVSFEVDEDEQEIELNNGVFCNGRIHWCGYGEESLYFDVEKECLETMPMALPSRMDAPETCRYFSESRGVLYVAVTYCIAVCLEFDVFEMARDCSEWNWKKRVNVGDAVKAFPELELGCIEYYPGFSGVYIIGSEKQEEPMVVVWADGKIISFDFRQGAWKMLYDLGPGIKIGSLYLGEDDHLHYEQFHAYQYFENLSCL encoded by the coding sequence ATGGGTATGAAGACTCCCATGATAAACTCAGCAGCCGAGAAAATTGCCTACAACCAAGACCTTCTCACTCAAATCCTCCTCAGATTACCCACCAAATCTCTCATCAAATTCAAGTCCGTTTCAAAGCTATGGCGGTTCATCATTTCGGACCCTGACTTCTGTCTATCCCACACCCGCCATCACCACCGCAATGGATTCCTCTCCCCCACCGCTCTTCTCCTCAAAGGTGACCGTTTCTGCCCTCCCTCCGAGTTCTCCATTGTCCCTCTCAAGCATTACAGTAAAGTCCCTTTCTTTCATTACATCCCTGATTCTCATGTCAAGATTCTTCAATCTTGCAATGGGTTGCTCCTTTGTGAATCCTATAGACAAAGTTACTTGATTTGCAATCCCACTACGAAAAAATTCAGGAGGATATATTGTCCGAGTAACTCAGCTTATAATTTCATTTCTAAATGCTTTGTTAGTTTCGCTTTTGATCCTTTAACATCACCTGATTACAAGATTATTTGCATCTGGGAAAGTTATAGGGAGCCTTGTAAGTTTAATCTCGACTTATATTCATCAAAAACTGGTTCATGGGATTTGTGTATAGTCAGTTTTGAGGTAGATGAGGATGAGCAGGAAATAGAGCTGAATAATGGGGTTTTCTGTAATGGGAGGATACATTGGTGTGGATATGGAGAGGAATCCTTGTATTTTGATGTGGAGAAGGAATGTTTAGAAACAATGCCGATGGCGTTACCGAGCCGAATGGATGCGCCTGAGACATGTCGATATTTCTCGGAGTCGAGAGGAGTTTTGTATGTTGCAGTGACGTATTGTATAGCAGTTTGTTTAGAATTCGATGTATTTGAAATGGCGAGAGACTGTTCTGAATGGAATTGGAAGAAACGGGTGAATGTGGGTGATGCGGTGAAAGCTTTCCCTGAGTTAGAATTAGGATGTATCGAGTACTATCCCGGATTCTCGGGTGTGTATATTATTGGATCCGAGAAACAAGAAGAGCCAATGGTAGTGGTTTGGGCGGATGGTAAAATAATTAGCTTTGATTTCAGACAAGGGGCATGGAAAATGCTATATGATCTGGGACCAGGTATAAAAATTGGGTCCCTATATTTAGGGGAGGATGATCATTTGCATTAtgaacaatttcatgcttatCAATACTTCGAGAATCTCTCTTGTTTATAA